A DNA window from Malus domestica chromosome 12, GDT2T_hap1 contains the following coding sequences:
- the LOC103450540 gene encoding protein OCTOPUS, which translates to MNPSAEAAAPPPPPLQPSQLPQAHRLSTSCDRHPEEHFTGFCPSCLCERLAVLEPSTNSSSSSTSRKPPTSSTAAAALRAIFKPPIGGGGASSSNKNRPTSFFPELRRTKSFSASKNEGFSGVFEPQRKSCDVRVRNTLWTLFHQDDGRNPNKKEAPPTDAEVETRNLGGSSSSFRGPVFESKEEDEDEEDENQCSGGEDFGIEICEETIVANVTEDKVPEIVEEEEEEFQPPQPVPEQFEEEGLKPMKDHIDLDSQTKKRDLKEIAGSFWSAASVFSKKLQKWRQKQKLKKRRNGCGSATLPVEKPIGRQFRETQSEIADYGFGRRSCDTDPRFSLDAGRMSLDAGRMSFDDPRYSFDEPRASWDGYLIGRTFPRMPTMLSVVEDAPVIHVARCDAQIPVEEPPMNSIEEETVPGGSAQTRDYYLDSSSRRRKSLDRSNSIRKTAEAVVADIDERKSVSNANANAKVSPTTVPDNRDLREFYNSNSLRDDCSETFETGSFRGGGDSASVVGNGERNKGCKKSWRWSKAWNIWSFIHRRGGNKDEDDDRYSSVRANGVERSFSESWPELRGSGGGERNGEAKGFNPKLMRSNSSASWRNGSHGYGGFGGGVFGSMRKSNGSVPVVEANGFGNGNGGRKKKDDQVVLERNRSARYSPNHIDNGLLRFYLTPMRSSWRSGGVGKSRSSHAHSIARSVLRLY; encoded by the coding sequence ATGAATCCCAGCGCAGAAGCAGCTGCACCGCCGCCGCCACCGCTTCAACCGTCGCAGCTGCCTCAGGCCCACAGACTTTCCACCTCCTGCGACCGCCACCCGGAAGAGCATTTCACGGGCTTCTGCCCCTCATGCCTCTGCGAACGCCTTGCCGTGTTGGAGCCTTCAACaaactcttcttcctcttccactTCTCGAAAACCCCCTACTTCCTCCACCGCCGCCGCCGCTCTTAGGGCCATTTTCAAGCCCCCCATTGGCGGTGGTGGGGCCTCATCTTCCAATAAAAACCGACCCACCTCATTTTTCCCGGAGCTCCGACGAACCAAGTCTTTCTCTGCCTCTAAAAACGAGGGTTTCTCCGGCGTGTTTGAGCCGCAGAGGAAGTCTTGCGACGTTAGGGTTCGGAACACTCTCTGGACACTCTTTCACCAGGACGACGGACGGAATCCTAACAAGAAGGAAGCACCACCTACTGACGCTGAGGTTGAGACCCGAAATTTGGGTGGGTCTTCTTCCAGCTTTCGAGGTCCAGTCTTCGAGTCCAAGgaggaagacgaagacgaaGAGGACGAAAATCAGTGCAGCGGCGGCGAAGACTTTGGAATTGAAATTTGCGAGGAAACAATTGTCGCCAATGTGACAGAAGACAAAGTTCCAGAAATCgtagaggaggaggaagaagaatttCAACCACCGCAACCAGTCCCGGAACAATTCGAAGAAGAGGGCTTGAAGCCCATGAAAGATCATATAGATCTTGATTCACAGACGAAGAAGCGAGACCTGAAGGAGATTGCGGGCAGCTTCTGGTCAGCAGCTTCAGTTTTCagcaaaaaattacagaaatggaGGCAGAAGCAGAAGCTGAAGAAGCGGCGGAACGGCTGCGGATCGGCCACATTGCCGGTGGAGAAGCCAATCGGGAGACAGTTCAGAGAAACCCAGTCGGAGATCGCCGATTACGGCTTCGGCCGGCGTTCCTGCGACACGGATCCGAGGTTTTCGCTTGACGCGGGTCGGATGTCGCTCGACGCGGGTCGGATGTCGTTCGACGACCCGAGATACTCCTTTGACGAGCCTCGGGCCTCGTGGGACGGGTACCTCATCGGAAGGACGTTTCCGAGGATGCCCACGATGCTCTCGGTGGTGGAGGACGCTCCGGTGATCCACGTGGCGAGATGCGACGCTCAAATTCCGGTTGAGGAGCCGCCCATGAATTCCATTGAGGAAGAGACGGTTCCGGGCGGGTCGGCCCAGACCCGGGACTATTATTTGGACTCGTCGTCTCGCCGGAGGAAGAGCCTCGACCGGTCCAACTCCATTAGGAAGACTGCGGAGGCGGTGGTGGCGGATATTGATGAGAGGAAGTCGGTTTCGAATGCCAATGCCAATGCCAAGGTGTCGCCCACGACTGTTCCGGATAACAGAGATTTGAGGGAATTTTACAACTCGAATTCTTTGAGGGATGACTGCTCGGAGACCTTTGAAACGGGGTCGTTTCGGGGCGGCGGTGATTCGGCATCGGTGGTGGGAAATGGGGAGAGGAATAAAGGGTGTAAAAAGTCTTGGAGGTGGAGCAAGGCGTGGAATATATGGAGTTTTATACACAGGAGGGGTGGGAACAAAGATGAGGATGACGATAGGTATAGCAGTGTTAGAGCAAACGGGGTGGAGCGGTCTTTTTCGGAGTCGTGGCCGGAGCTCAGAGGCAGCGGTGGTGGCGAGAGGAATGGGGAAGCCAAGGGCTTTAATCCTAAGCTTATGAGGAGTAATAGTAGTGCTAGTTGGAGGAATGGTTCTCATGGGTATGGCGGTTTTGGTGGCGGTGTATTCGGGAGCATGAGGAAGAGCAATGGCAGCGTTCCTGTGGTCGAGGCAAACGGGTTTGGAAATGGGAACGgcggaaggaagaagaaagacgaTCAGGTTGTGCTGGAACGGAACCGGAGCGCAAGGTATTCCCCGAACCATATTGACAACGGATTGCTGAGGTTTTACTTGACGCCGATGAGGAGCAGCTGGAGGAGCGGCGGAGTCGGGAAAAGCAGGTCCAGCCATGCTCATTCGATTGCCAGAAGCGTACTGAGATTGTACTGA